A portion of the Paenibacillus marchantiae genome contains these proteins:
- a CDS encoding TatD family hydrolase codes for MMLFDTHTHLDAPQFDEDREEMIQRAVDAGVGRMINVGFNRETIPTTMKLAETYDFIYAAVGWHPVDAITMQEGDLEWIASLCKHEKVVAIGEIGLDYYWDTSPKEVQHRVLRQQIGLARELNMPIVIHNRDAHEDIVKILREEKAGEVGGVMHSFSGSWETAKMCLDLGFHLSFGGPITFKNAKQPKEVLEKVPMDRFFIETDAPYLTPHPYRGKRNETAHVRLVAEAAAEIKGISIEEIAAITTKNAMERFGIR; via the coding sequence ATGATGTTGTTCGACACACATACACACCTGGATGCACCACAATTCGACGAGGACCGCGAGGAAATGATTCAGCGTGCTGTGGATGCAGGCGTTGGTCGCATGATTAATGTGGGCTTTAACCGGGAGACCATTCCAACCACGATGAAGCTGGCTGAAACCTATGATTTTATATATGCTGCCGTAGGCTGGCACCCAGTGGATGCAATCACAATGCAAGAGGGTGATCTGGAATGGATTGCATCTTTATGCAAGCATGAAAAAGTGGTAGCCATCGGTGAAATTGGTCTAGACTATTACTGGGACACTTCACCGAAAGAGGTTCAACATCGCGTATTACGACAACAGATTGGTCTTGCCCGTGAGTTGAATATGCCGATTGTCATTCACAACCGGGATGCGCATGAAGATATTGTAAAGATTCTGCGTGAAGAGAAAGCTGGAGAAGTAGGCGGTGTCATGCATTCCTTCTCTGGCAGCTGGGAAACGGCGAAAATGTGTCTGGATTTAGGCTTTCATCTTTCCTTCGGAGGGCCAATCACGTTCAAAAATGCAAAGCAACCCAAAGAGGTACTTGAGAAGGTTCCTATGGACCGATTTTTCATCGAAACGGACGCTCCTTATTTGACACCGCACCCTTATCGTGGAAAACGAAATGAGACAGCGCATGTACGTCTGGTTGCAGAAGCAGCTGCGGAAATTAAAGGCATTTCGATAGAGGAAATTGCAGCAATAACGACCAAAAATGCCATGGAACGATTTGGGATTCGTTAA
- a CDS encoding 3D domain-containing protein codes for MGTFQPEETHESRSSSKSFALRWKHENLRQMALIAIFSIALTIMILLVVYGQAGKQISLVIDGKAQAVETRTGMLQEMLEEQSITVSPHDQVSMPLNGAITDGDRIVIERAVPVNITADGDTKTLYTTDSSVKDAIKKSGIQIASEDKVYPALGTTIEADMKIRVVRVTKRTVEVEHPIAYKVIKTADPSLYKGDNRVVVSGKEGTLVQHIEKVFQDGELVSKKMVGKSVATNRVDKVIAIGTKAKPVVKEPVIQTVSAQTSTTKTATTTNSKKTAASGSKVITVSGSSFKYSKVLKNVSMTAYSSEEPGIGTKTASGTRVTEGRTIAVDPKIIPIGWWVYIEGLGFRRAEDTGGAIKGNKIDVYYDSVKHALNFGRKKGKTVYVIGPVKPEAN; via the coding sequence GTGGGCACATTCCAACCAGAAGAGACCCATGAGTCACGATCATCCAGTAAGTCTTTCGCGTTGCGGTGGAAGCATGAGAACTTGCGTCAAATGGCATTGATCGCGATTTTCTCAATTGCGCTTACAATCATGATCTTGTTAGTCGTTTACGGTCAGGCCGGGAAACAAATTTCACTGGTTATTGATGGCAAAGCTCAAGCGGTAGAGACTCGTACAGGAATGCTTCAGGAAATGCTGGAGGAGCAGTCAATCACAGTCAGCCCTCACGATCAGGTATCCATGCCCTTGAATGGGGCGATCACAGATGGAGACCGCATCGTTATTGAGCGGGCCGTTCCAGTTAATATTACGGCAGACGGGGACACCAAGACTCTGTATACAACCGATTCATCGGTAAAAGATGCGATTAAAAAATCAGGTATTCAAATTGCAAGTGAAGACAAAGTATATCCGGCGCTTGGAACCACTATTGAAGCGGATATGAAAATCCGTGTAGTGCGGGTAACAAAGCGTACGGTGGAAGTGGAACATCCGATTGCTTATAAAGTGATCAAAACGGCTGACCCTAGCTTGTACAAAGGCGACAATCGTGTCGTTGTGAGTGGTAAAGAAGGCACACTTGTACAGCATATTGAAAAAGTGTTTCAGGATGGAGAATTGGTCTCCAAAAAAATGGTGGGTAAATCGGTCGCAACGAATCGCGTCGATAAAGTGATCGCCATTGGTACCAAAGCCAAACCTGTTGTGAAAGAGCCAGTGATTCAGACGGTATCGGCGCAGACTTCCACGACAAAAACAGCAACAACCACGAACTCGAAGAAAACCGCTGCCTCGGGCAGCAAAGTAATTACCGTCTCAGGCAGTTCTTTTAAATATTCAAAAGTGTTGAAAAATGTATCCATGACGGCATACTCTTCTGAAGAGCCCGGTATCGGCACAAAAACAGCATCAGGTACTCGGGTAACTGAGGGACGCACCATTGCGGTTGATCCCAAAATCATTCCGATTGGCTGGTGGGTGTATATCGAGGGCCTTGGCTTCCGTCGTGCGGAAGACACAGGTGGTGCCATTAAAGGCAACAAAATTGATGTGTATTATGATAGTGTGAAGCATGCCCTGAACTTCGGACGGAAGAAAGGCAAGACGGTATATGTGATTGGTCCGGTGAAGCCAGAAGCGAACTAA
- the rnmV gene encoding ribonuclease M5 has product MIKEVIVVEGRDDTVAIRRAVQADTIETGGSAINQRILKRIALAQERRGVIVLTDPDHAGERIRKIIANKVPGCKHAFIPEADATRKGDIGVENASPEAIRHALARVHTSYEGAPSLIDWEDLIAAGLIVHPQAAARRMEMGNLLGIGYCNGKQFHKRLSVFQITREEFSEALSQIEREGL; this is encoded by the coding sequence ATGATAAAAGAAGTGATCGTGGTAGAAGGCCGTGACGATACCGTAGCCATTCGACGTGCGGTTCAGGCAGATACGATCGAGACCGGTGGGTCGGCCATCAACCAACGCATTCTAAAGCGGATTGCACTTGCTCAAGAGAGACGTGGTGTCATCGTACTGACAGACCCGGATCATGCTGGTGAACGTATTCGTAAAATCATCGCCAATAAAGTACCTGGTTGCAAGCATGCTTTCATTCCGGAGGCAGATGCTACGCGCAAAGGCGATATCGGAGTGGAGAACGCTTCACCGGAGGCGATTCGTCATGCATTAGCACGTGTACACACGTCATATGAAGGCGCACCAAGTTTGATCGATTGGGAGGATCTGATTGCGGCGGGACTGATTGTGCACCCACAGGCTGCTGCACGTCGTATGGAGATGGGCAATCTGCTGGGCATAGGTTATTGCAATGGCAAGCAGTTCCACAAGCGGTTGAGTGTATTCCAGATTACCCGGGAAGAGTTCTCCGAAGCATTATCGCAAATTGAACGTGAAGGATTGTGA
- the rsmA gene encoding 16S rRNA (adenine(1518)-N(6)/adenine(1519)-N(6))-dimethyltransferase RsmA codes for MKGMEETVEIATPKRTKEIIQRHGFSFKKSLGQNFLIDQNILNKIVNAADLDESKGALEIGPGIGALTERLARVAGPVTAVEIDQRLIPILGEVMQPYPNVRVHHGDVLRLDLAELFRTDFGTVDKVSVVANLPYYVTTPIMMKLLEEKLPVDSIVVMIQKEVAERMAAAPGSKDYGSLSIAVQYYSMPELVCIVPPTVFIPQPNVESAVIKLKVREQPPVEVPDEAHYFEVVQASFAQRRKTISNNLKARFFTKENREQADQLLEQAGIQPSRRGETLSLQEYATLSTVMWEAGVRSAL; via the coding sequence ATGAAAGGCATGGAAGAAACCGTAGAAATTGCAACACCCAAACGAACCAAAGAAATTATTCAAAGACACGGATTTTCATTCAAGAAGAGCCTGGGTCAGAACTTTCTGATCGATCAAAATATATTGAACAAAATTGTAAATGCAGCTGATCTGGACGAGTCCAAGGGCGCACTTGAGATCGGACCAGGGATCGGCGCACTCACAGAACGTCTGGCTCGGGTAGCCGGTCCTGTAACTGCTGTAGAGATTGATCAGCGATTGATCCCGATTCTGGGTGAAGTGATGCAGCCTTATCCAAACGTTCGTGTGCATCACGGGGATGTGCTGAGGCTGGATCTAGCTGAGTTGTTCCGCACCGATTTTGGAACGGTAGATAAAGTGAGTGTTGTGGCCAATCTGCCTTATTATGTAACGACGCCAATCATGATGAAGCTGCTCGAAGAGAAGCTGCCTGTAGACAGCATTGTGGTCATGATCCAGAAGGAAGTGGCTGAACGCATGGCTGCTGCACCAGGATCAAAGGACTATGGCAGTTTGAGCATTGCGGTTCAGTACTACAGTATGCCGGAATTGGTCTGTATTGTTCCGCCCACGGTCTTTATTCCACAGCCTAATGTGGAATCGGCTGTAATTAAGTTAAAGGTGCGTGAACAACCACCGGTTGAAGTTCCCGATGAGGCACATTACTTCGAAGTGGTACAGGCTTCCTTTGCGCAGCGTAGAAAAACCATCTCCAATAATCTGAAAGCCCGTTTCTTCACGAAGGAGAACAGAGAACAGGCTGATCAGTTGTTGGAGCAGGCCGGTATCCAGCCTTCAAGACGGGGAGAAACATTGAGCCTTCAGGAGTATGCGACACTCAGTACCGTAATGTGGGAAGCTGGGGTACGATCAGCTCTGTAA
- the yabG gene encoding sporulation peptidase YabG — translation MNIGDLVVRKSYGGDVTFRLEGLQSDGAIIKGTEFRLLADSPVDDLIQVPYEPQSAKTRQAHVKAHQTLSRLQQNRMEQAERNREGLVQEWSVQQEPAYFEMPGKVLHLDGDPNYLKKSMNLYEQLRVPAEGQYVHESAMADTLYRLLPKVRPDIVVITGHDGVLKTRQPYDLYSLGSYKNSQNFVSAIQVARQYERHLDALTIVAGACQSHFEALLRAGANFASSPGRILIHALDPVYVAAKAAFTSVRETVNMNDILHNTISGSQGVGGVETRGSYRVGLPGLNDLSTLKVNPSAV, via the coding sequence ATGAATATCGGAGACTTGGTCGTTCGAAAGTCATACGGTGGAGATGTGACTTTCCGGTTGGAAGGCCTCCAGTCGGACGGTGCCATCATTAAAGGGACCGAGTTCCGGCTGTTAGCCGATTCCCCTGTGGACGATTTGATACAGGTTCCTTATGAACCGCAGAGTGCGAAGACGAGGCAGGCCCATGTGAAAGCACATCAGACGCTCTCACGCCTGCAGCAGAATCGAATGGAACAGGCCGAGCGGAATCGTGAAGGTTTAGTTCAGGAATGGTCAGTTCAACAAGAACCCGCTTATTTCGAGATGCCTGGCAAAGTGCTGCACTTGGATGGCGATCCTAATTATCTAAAAAAAAGCATGAACCTTTATGAGCAGCTTCGTGTTCCCGCAGAGGGTCAATATGTACACGAGTCTGCCATGGCGGACACTTTATATCGTCTGCTGCCCAAAGTGCGTCCGGATATCGTTGTCATTACTGGCCATGATGGGGTACTCAAGACCCGTCAGCCCTATGACTTATATAGTCTGGGAAGCTACAAGAATTCGCAGAACTTCGTATCCGCTATTCAGGTGGCTAGGCAATATGAACGTCATCTCGATGCGCTCACGATTGTAGCTGGCGCGTGTCAGTCCCACTTTGAGGCCTTGCTGCGGGCTGGAGCGAACTTTGCCAGTTCACCAGGACGAATTCTCATTCATGCCCTGGACCCGGTCTATGTGGCAGCTAAGGCAGCCTTCACGTCGGTGCGGGAAACGGTGAACATGAATGACATTTTGCATAACACGATTAGTGGTAGCCAGGGTGTGGGCGGTGTAGAGACACGGGGAAGTTATCGGGTAGGTCTGCCCGGATTGAACGATTTATCCACGTTAAAAGTGAATCCATCAGCCGTCTAA
- the veg gene encoding biofilm formation stimulator Veg, with protein sequence MAKNTLLDIKRNLDAHIGQKIMLRANGGRRKTIERTGVLEETYPSVFIVKLDEEQETFKRVSYSYADILTESVEVMVFDPGSQTHSSYMET encoded by the coding sequence ATGGCTAAAAATACGCTATTGGATATCAAACGCAATCTCGATGCACATATCGGTCAGAAAATTATGCTGCGGGCTAATGGTGGCCGCCGTAAGACCATTGAGCGTACGGGTGTATTGGAAGAAACGTACCCTTCTGTTTTTATTGTTAAGCTTGATGAGGAGCAAGAAACTTTCAAGCGAGTATCCTACAGTTATGCTGATATACTTACGGAATCGGTGGAAGTCATGGTATTTGATCCAGGCAGCCAGACGCATAGCTCCTACATGGAGACGTAA
- a CDS encoding small, acid-soluble spore protein, alpha/beta type, whose product MSRRRRSVMSDELKNELAKDLGFYDTVQQEGWGGIKAKDAGNMVKRAIQLAEEAARKS is encoded by the coding sequence ATGAGCCGGAGAAGAAGAAGTGTAATGTCGGATGAACTCAAGAATGAACTGGCAAAAGACCTAGGATTCTATGATACCGTCCAGCAGGAAGGTTGGGGCGGGATCAAAGCGAAGGATGCGGGCAATATGGTGAAACGGGCCATTCAACTTGCGGAAGAAGCGGCACGCAAATCGTAA
- the ispE gene encoding 4-(cytidine 5'-diphospho)-2-C-methyl-D-erythritol kinase, translating to MKIYEKAPAKINLMLDVLHKRRDGFHEVEMIMTMVDLADRLEMSELPRDTIFISSQAGYIPLDEKNLAFQAARLIKERYDVKTGVHIHLDKKIPVAAGLAGGSSDAAATLRGLNRLWRLNIPDQELQELGAELGSDVPFCITGGTALATGRGEKLTPIPNPPQCWVILAKPPINVSTADVYGRFRSDKIVRHPSAAKMEQAIRNQSFAEVCGQMGNVLEDVTLKLYPEVQHLKDAMIRLGADGVLMSGSGPTVFGLVSKESKVARIYNGLRGFCKEVYAVRMLT from the coding sequence TTGAAAATTTACGAAAAAGCGCCTGCTAAAATCAATTTGATGCTAGACGTTTTACATAAAAGAAGAGATGGATTTCACGAAGTTGAGATGATCATGACGATGGTGGATCTTGCCGATCGACTGGAAATGTCTGAGCTGCCTCGTGACACGATCTTTATCTCCAGTCAGGCGGGATATATCCCCCTGGATGAGAAGAACTTGGCTTTTCAGGCAGCCAGGCTTATCAAAGAGCGTTACGACGTGAAAACCGGAGTTCATATTCATCTGGACAAAAAAATACCGGTGGCCGCCGGACTTGCTGGTGGCAGCAGTGATGCAGCAGCAACGCTGCGTGGATTGAATCGCCTCTGGCGTCTCAACATTCCGGATCAAGAGCTGCAGGAACTTGGAGCAGAACTGGGCTCGGATGTGCCTTTTTGCATTACAGGCGGAACAGCACTCGCCACAGGCCGTGGGGAGAAGCTGACACCAATTCCGAATCCCCCGCAATGTTGGGTGATCTTGGCCAAGCCGCCGATTAATGTGTCTACAGCCGATGTCTATGGACGTTTCCGCAGCGACAAGATTGTTCGTCATCCGAGTGCTGCCAAAATGGAGCAGGCCATTCGCAACCAATCCTTTGCCGAAGTGTGCGGGCAGATGGGGAATGTGCTTGAGGACGTAACGTTGAAGCTGTATCCGGAAGTTCAGCATCTGAAGGATGCCATGATTCGGCTTGGAGCAGACGGAGTATTAATGTCAGGTAGCGGTCCAACTGTGTTTGGACTGGTCTCTAAGGAGTCCAAGGTTGCTCGGATATACAATGGACTACGAGGCTTCTGTAAAGAAGTATATGCCGTACGTATGCTAACTTAA
- the purR gene encoding pur operon repressor: protein MKKLKRSARLVEMTQYLLSRPHTVIPLTTFAERYGAAKSSISEDLAIIKEVFEEGGSGELHTLAGAAGGVKWIPKVSRELALAFAERLSTQLAQPDRILPGEYLYMSDLLGQPALMNEAGKIFATAFGNMNIDVVMTVETKGIPLAYATGAQLNLPVVLVRRDHQATEGSAVSINYVSGSHKSLHTMSLSRRAMREHSRVLIVDDFMKAGGTVQGMIDLLAEFNATVAGVGVLVESGSVDSEERLLTDYISLAKLTAVDAKSRHISVKPGNYFDL from the coding sequence GTGAAGAAATTAAAACGAAGCGCAAGGCTGGTTGAAATGACGCAGTACTTATTGTCTAGACCGCATACGGTTATTCCGTTGACCACATTTGCCGAACGCTATGGAGCTGCGAAGTCGTCGATCAGTGAAGATTTGGCGATTATCAAGGAAGTGTTCGAAGAAGGTGGTTCGGGAGAACTGCATACACTGGCTGGAGCAGCCGGGGGAGTAAAGTGGATTCCAAAGGTGTCCAGAGAACTGGCACTGGCTTTTGCAGAACGACTTTCTACCCAGCTGGCGCAGCCGGACCGGATACTCCCTGGTGAATATCTGTACATGTCCGACCTGCTTGGACAGCCCGCATTGATGAATGAAGCCGGCAAGATTTTTGCAACGGCCTTTGGCAATATGAATATTGATGTGGTGATGACGGTCGAAACCAAAGGGATTCCACTTGCTTATGCGACCGGAGCCCAGCTCAACCTGCCTGTAGTGCTCGTGCGCAGGGACCATCAGGCTACGGAAGGATCGGCCGTAAGTATCAATTATGTATCCGGGTCCCATAAAAGCCTACATACCATGTCCCTATCTCGCAGGGCAATGCGTGAGCACTCCAGAGTGCTCATTGTAGATGATTTTATGAAAGCTGGGGGAACCGTCCAAGGGATGATCGACCTATTGGCCGAGTTTAATGCCACGGTAGCCGGGGTAGGCGTATTAGTAGAATCCGGATCGGTTGATTCGGAGGAACGATTGCTGACGGATTATATATCTCTGGCGAAGCTGACGGCGGTTGATGCAAAGAGCAGACACATTTCCGTCAAGCCTGGCAACTATTTTGACCTGTAG
- the spoVG gene encoding septation regulator SpoVG, which yields MQITDVRLRRVNSEGRMKAIASITIDNEFVVHDIRVIDGNNGMFVAMPSKRTPDGEFRDIAHPISSGTREKIQAAVLTEYDRAATEEEVIEEGA from the coding sequence ATGCAAATTACGGATGTCAGACTCCGCCGTGTTAACTCTGAGGGGAGAATGAAGGCTATCGCATCCATTACCATCGATAACGAATTCGTCGTTCATGACATTCGCGTCATCGATGGCAATAACGGAATGTTTGTTGCTATGCCGAGCAAGCGGACTCCTGACGGAGAATTCCGTGATATCGCCCACCCGATCTCTTCCGGTACTCGCGAGAAGATTCAAGCAGCTGTTTTGACTGAGTATGATCGCGCAGCAACTGAGGAAGAAGTCATTGAAGAAGGTGCCTGA
- the glmU gene encoding bifunctional UDP-N-acetylglucosamine diphosphorylase/glucosamine-1-phosphate N-acetyltransferase GlmU — protein sequence MAIVLAAGQGKRMKSKLYKVLHPVCGKPMVGHVLDAALRAGVERSVVVVGHGAEAVQSFLGSRAEYVLQAEQLGTGHAVKQVKSLLGSEAGSTIVVCGDTPLVTSETLEGLMKLHESRGAAATVLTAELDNPKGYGRVIRGEDGSVQRIVEQKDCTEQEDAVNEINTGTYCFDNAKLFAALEKVTNQNAQGEYYLTDVVGIFRNDGEVVEAYMSDDIAESIGVNDRLALSQAEAFMRERLAVKHMLNGVTIIDPASTYIGADVTIGSDTVLYPGTILKGTTTIGEACHIGPQADVEDSIIQDGVTIKHSVLSQAEVGSEATVGPFAYLRPGTKLGRKVKIGDFVEVKNATIDEGSKVSHLSYIGDAKVGKNVNVGCGAITVNYDGYNKAVTTIEDDAFVGSNVNLIAPVTVGKGAYVVAGSTVTHSVPDNDLAIARPRQENKPGYAEKIRSRAKAKKQNAKPE from the coding sequence ATGGCAATCGTTCTTGCAGCAGGGCAAGGCAAACGGATGAAATCGAAATTGTACAAGGTACTGCATCCCGTATGCGGTAAACCGATGGTGGGTCACGTGCTGGATGCAGCTCTTCGCGCAGGCGTTGAACGCAGTGTCGTTGTGGTCGGTCACGGTGCCGAAGCGGTGCAGTCATTTTTGGGTTCCAGAGCAGAGTACGTGCTTCAGGCTGAACAATTGGGAACAGGACATGCGGTGAAGCAGGTTAAATCTCTGCTCGGCAGTGAAGCAGGGTCAACCATCGTTGTCTGTGGAGATACACCACTTGTGACCAGCGAGACGCTGGAAGGACTGATGAAACTCCATGAGAGCCGCGGAGCAGCAGCAACGGTACTCACAGCTGAACTGGACAATCCCAAAGGGTACGGCCGCGTTATTCGCGGAGAAGATGGTTCTGTACAGCGCATTGTGGAACAGAAGGATTGCACGGAGCAGGAAGATGCTGTGAACGAGATCAACACAGGTACGTACTGCTTCGATAATGCTAAGTTGTTCGCTGCGCTGGAGAAAGTGACGAACCAGAATGCTCAGGGAGAGTATTATCTCACTGACGTGGTTGGCATTTTCCGTAATGATGGAGAAGTGGTGGAAGCCTACATGTCAGATGACATCGCGGAATCCATCGGAGTTAATGATCGACTTGCTCTTTCACAAGCAGAAGCGTTCATGCGTGAACGTTTGGCGGTAAAACATATGTTGAACGGTGTTACAATCATCGATCCGGCATCGACATATATCGGGGCGGATGTTACCATTGGATCAGATACAGTATTGTATCCGGGTACCATACTCAAAGGTACAACTACCATTGGTGAAGCATGCCATATTGGTCCTCAGGCAGATGTGGAAGACAGTATCATTCAGGATGGGGTTACAATTAAGCATTCTGTACTGTCACAAGCCGAGGTTGGATCAGAAGCAACTGTAGGTCCATTTGCTTATTTGCGTCCAGGTACCAAACTGGGCCGTAAAGTAAAAATTGGTGACTTTGTTGAAGTGAAAAATGCTACAATTGATGAAGGCTCCAAAGTATCTCATCTCAGTTATATTGGGGATGCTAAAGTAGGGAAAAACGTAAATGTTGGATGCGGGGCAATAACGGTGAATTATGATGGATATAATAAAGCTGTAACGACGATTGAAGACGATGCGTTCGTAGGTAGCAATGTCAATCTGATTGCACCTGTCACGGTAGGAAAAGGCGCATATGTTGTTGCGGGCTCTACCGTTACCCATTCAGTTCCCGACAATGATCTCGCGATTGCCCGCCCACGCCAGGAGAACAAACCTGGATATGCGGAGAAAATCCGTAGTCGTGCCAAAGCCAAGAAACAAAATGCCAAACCCGAATAA
- a CDS encoding ribose-phosphate diphosphokinase has product MTYFDSKLKIFTCNSNPKLAHQIADYIGIPMGESHTTSFSDGEIQVKLSESVRGCHVYIVQSTCLPVNDNLMEMLVMIDALKRASAKTINVVIPYYGYARQDRKARSRDPITAKLVANLIEKAGATRVIAMDLHAMQIQGFFDIPVDHLLGVPILAQYFRSKQIENPVVVSPDHGGVVRARKLADFLNAPLAIIDKRRPEPNVSEVMNIIGNIEGKTAILIDDIIDTAGTIVLGANALMEGGVKEVYACCTHPVLSGPAMERLENAPLKEVIVTDTIPITHANPTSKLKVLSVAPLLGEAIIRVHEELSISKLFEIE; this is encoded by the coding sequence ATGACTTATTTTGATTCGAAATTAAAAATATTTACTTGCAATTCTAACCCCAAGCTTGCCCATCAAATTGCTGATTATATCGGAATTCCTATGGGTGAATCTCACACAACTAGCTTTAGTGATGGTGAGATCCAAGTGAAACTCTCTGAGAGTGTTCGGGGCTGTCACGTTTATATCGTGCAGTCTACTTGCTTGCCGGTTAATGACAACCTGATGGAAATGCTCGTTATGATTGATGCACTTAAACGGGCATCTGCCAAGACGATTAACGTCGTTATTCCGTACTATGGCTATGCTAGACAGGACCGTAAGGCCCGTTCGCGTGACCCGATTACAGCCAAACTGGTTGCCAATCTGATCGAAAAAGCGGGTGCAACCCGTGTAATCGCGATGGACTTGCATGCAATGCAGATTCAAGGATTCTTCGATATTCCGGTTGATCATCTGCTCGGCGTGCCGATTTTGGCTCAATATTTCCGCTCGAAACAGATCGAAAATCCGGTTGTTGTATCGCCTGACCACGGCGGCGTAGTACGCGCTCGGAAACTGGCGGACTTCCTGAATGCACCTCTCGCAATTATCGACAAACGTCGTCCAGAGCCGAACGTCAGCGAAGTGATGAACATTATCGGTAACATCGAAGGTAAAACAGCAATTCTGATCGATGACATCATTGATACGGCGGGAACGATTGTATTGGGAGCGAATGCTCTGATGGAAGGCGGCGTGAAGGAAGTATACGCTTGCTGTACTCACCCAGTATTGTCCGGACCTGCGATGGAACGCTTGGAGAATGCACCACTGAAGGAAGTTATCGTAACGGATACCATTCCGATTACGCATGCTAACCCGACAAGCAAACTTAAAGTGTTGTCTGTAGCACCTTTGCTCGGAGAAGCCATTATCCGGGTTCATGAGGAATTGTCAATCAGCAAGCTGTTTGAAATTGAATAA
- the pth gene encoding aminoacyl-tRNA hydrolase yields the protein MKWIVGLGNPGPNYAKTRHNIGFMALDRLAERHNISITQSKCKALIGEGVIGGVKTVLIKPMTFMNLSGESVRAYMDFYKVSLEDLIVVYDDMDTETGKVRLRYQGSAGGHNGIKSIIQHTGTQQFNRVRMGISRPEPGHAIVDYVLSKFMKNEKEALDQTIEQTCDALEYSLDHTFEQTMAKFNG from the coding sequence ATGAAGTGGATTGTCGGCCTCGGAAATCCAGGCCCGAACTACGCTAAAACCCGTCATAATATTGGCTTTATGGCACTTGATCGACTTGCAGAGCGCCATAATATTTCCATAACGCAGAGCAAATGCAAGGCGCTGATTGGAGAAGGTGTAATTGGTGGCGTCAAAACGGTGCTGATTAAACCAATGACGTTTATGAACCTGTCCGGTGAGTCGGTAAGGGCTTATATGGACTTTTATAAAGTTAGTCTGGAAGACCTGATTGTCGTCTACGACGACATGGACACAGAAACAGGCAAAGTCAGATTGCGTTACCAGGGCAGTGCAGGTGGTCACAATGGAATCAAATCCATTATCCAGCATACCGGTACACAGCAGTTTAACCGGGTACGGATGGGAATATCCCGACCAGAACCGGGACATGCCATTGTAGACTACGTGCTGTCGAAGTTTATGAAGAACGAAAAGGAAGCGCTCGATCAAACGATCGAACAGACCTGTGATGCATTGGAATATAGTCTGGATCATACGTTTGAGCAGACGATGGCCAAGTTCAACGGATGA
- a CDS encoding anti-sigma-F factor Fin family protein encodes MSVNYVCRHCRTFIGRIDSARITEAQLGFHFLTPDERRDIIAYNSGGDITVRITCDYCKEALEFNPELSLLASPLQ; translated from the coding sequence ATGTCAGTGAATTATGTGTGTAGGCATTGCCGTACTTTTATTGGACGAATCGATTCTGCCCGGATAACGGAAGCGCAATTGGGCTTTCATTTCTTGACCCCCGACGAGCGGAGGGATATAATAGCGTATAATTCCGGTGGCGATATAACCGTTCGGATTACATGTGATTATTGCAAAGAAGCTCTGGAGTTCAATCCTGAGCTGAGCCTGCTTGCGAGTCCGCTTCAATAA